The Deltaproteobacteria bacterium genomic interval GTGTATCCTAGATCCGCTAAAAAACCTTCACTGAAGCTGGTGAGGCCAAGTGGAATAAAGTTAGCGGCTGCGCCGGCTGCCGTACCCGCAGGTGGCAAGTGTGGGACGATATCCACGCCATTGACGAAACGGTAATGCTTACCTTGAGTTTGCTCATAGAAGTTTTGAGCAAAGAGTTCATCACCCACTCGCGGGGACGCATGGGTAAAGAGGGGCGCAATATCGTAGCCAGCTTCGAGGAGTCGGGCTGCTGTAATCGTTGCCAGTGCTGCACCGAGGCTATGGCCGCTTAGCCATATGGCTTGGCCAGGGCGATGAAAGCGCTCGACGGTTTCCATGATTTGTGCCCACTCACTGTTGAGCACATTTGCAAAACCTTGGTGAACCCTGCCTTGAACATCGTAAGAAGCATCTGCCTGGAAAAAATAGAAATTCGCAAACCAATCGATAATTTGCTTCGAGCCTTGGAAAGCAATGACCATGCTCGTCTCATTCGCGGTGATGAGGGCCTGCATGCCTGCTATTTCATTCTCGATGTATTGGTAGTCAGTAAAGCCGAGACCAGCAAGTTCGTCTTGAGTGGATTGTTCACCACCGGTAAATGAGCGTTTGGCAAACCACATGGTCCAAAAAGCATTGTTTAAAGAGTAGTCTGGGTTGCTCGGATTAAACGTAAACGGAATTTGCGTATTTTCACAATCGAGCGTTTCGCCCTCGGGAGCTGTCCATACTTGAATGGGTTCAGGCTCAGGTTCAGGCTCGGGTTCCGATTCAGCCTCCGGTTGTGTGGAGCTTTCAGGGGCTGGCTGGGTGTTGCTGGGCTCTGGGTTGGTTTCAACTTCTGGTGTAGCCGGAGACAAAATATTACTGGTTTGTGTTTGGCCACAGCCAAAGAGAAGAAGAGCAATGACCAATAATTGAAGAATTGGCTTTAGAAACAAGCCCATGATTCACCCCCATGAAACGTGGCACTTCCCACCACAACCAGGACATATCGGCAATTGTAAGCGTTTGTCGACTAATTACTTACACAGCCATCCAATCAAATAGCTGATTTAATTGGTCTTTTTATTTGGGTCCACTTTGGAGTTGTTTAAGAAAACCAAAGTATTTTCAACCAATTGGACGGTGTTCTGTGTGTGGGGTGGTGTATTTGAATCGCCTTCGAGGCTTGTTGAATAGGAGCCAGCTCATGAAAGTAACATTACCAGCTCAATCAACGCTCATAGACTTGGCCAATCAGGCTTTGAAGCAAGCCGGTGTTGAAGATGCCTCTGTCCATGGGGCGAGCTTGGCGGCAGCGATTGAGAAAGCACCGAACTCTTATATCCTGCAACGAACTGCTGACTCTGTTTCGATTGAAATCAGTCCATCACAACTTGAGAAGTTTGCCGGTCAGGTGAGAGGTGAGCACGAGAGGTCCTTGCAGGGTCTTCGCAAGCCAAGT includes:
- a CDS encoding lipase family protein is translated as MGLFLKPILQLLVIALLLFGCGQTQTSNILSPATPEVETNPEPSNTQPAPESSTQPEAESEPEPEPEPEPIQVWTAPEGETLDCENTQIPFTFNPSNPDYSLNNAFWTMWFAKRSFTGGEQSTQDELAGLGFTDYQYIENEIAGMQALITANETSMVIAFQGSKQIIDWFANFYFFQADASYDVQGRVHQGFANVLNSEWAQIMETVERFHRPGQAIWLSGHSLGAALATITAARLLEAGYDIAPLFTHASPRVGDELFAQNFYEQTQGKHYRFVNGVDIVPHLPPAGTAAGAAANFIPLGLTSFSEGFLADLGYTHAGQLYRIETDGALTHFPGLQEDEDNDYWSNLNIVSLFDMIVSDAQEALHNENSYLCKMRDLWLAN